The Synechococcus sp. MU1643 genome contains a region encoding:
- a CDS encoding pyridoxal-dependent decarboxylase — translation MQACSESQQPPDRLAPFAIPSAADPVLRDFLHRSSDLLCSWIGSADRSSPVPVMRPLPDVAPGVEGASVESLLSDLQQVMDGAYQPSHPGALAHLDPPPLTASIAAELVCAGLNNNLLAEELSPGLTGLEHDLCRWFCHRIGLPTGSGGVLASGGTLSNLMGLVAARAALGASHRDPVLLCSQDAHVSINKAARVMGLADDALETLPVAADGGLCLEALAERLRSLQSEGRPCLAVVATAGTTVRGAIDPLLDVATLCRDAEVWLHVDAAIGGVFALSYSHATLMDGMDLADSITLNPQKLLGITKASSLLLLRDRTHLRQAFATGLPYMEAPKGMDHGGEIGLQGTRPAEILKLWLGLRQLGEAGIEATLSGALQRRTAFASQLDPEKFTVLTGDLHLLAFHAKQGGVDAVDRWSEDTRQTLLSHGYMLSRPFYGDRFCLKAVFGNPHTTAQHLSDLSGRLNGSLAPA, via the coding sequence TTGCAAGCCTGTTCCGAGTCTCAGCAACCACCGGATCGGCTTGCTCCGTTCGCCATCCCCTCGGCCGCAGATCCGGTGCTGAGGGACTTCCTGCATCGCAGTTCAGATCTGCTGTGTAGTTGGATCGGCTCCGCTGATCGATCCAGCCCGGTCCCCGTCATGCGCCCCTTGCCTGACGTGGCCCCAGGGGTTGAGGGGGCCAGCGTTGAATCGTTGCTCAGTGACCTTCAGCAGGTGATGGATGGGGCATATCAGCCTTCCCATCCCGGTGCTCTGGCCCATCTCGATCCGCCCCCGCTCACCGCATCCATTGCGGCGGAATTGGTCTGTGCAGGTCTCAACAACAACCTCCTGGCCGAGGAGCTTTCGCCTGGTCTGACAGGCCTTGAACATGACCTCTGCCGCTGGTTCTGCCACCGGATCGGCTTGCCCACGGGGTCTGGAGGGGTTCTGGCAAGCGGCGGAACCCTGAGCAATCTCATGGGTTTGGTGGCGGCACGGGCGGCGTTGGGGGCCAGTCATCGGGATCCTGTGCTGCTGTGCAGCCAAGATGCCCACGTCTCGATCAACAAGGCCGCAAGGGTTATGGGGCTGGCGGATGATGCGCTTGAGACGCTTCCCGTGGCTGCGGATGGTGGCCTTTGCCTCGAGGCTTTGGCCGAGCGTTTGAGATCCCTACAATCCGAGGGACGTCCTTGTTTGGCGGTGGTGGCCACGGCCGGCACCACGGTGCGCGGAGCCATTGATCCTCTGTTGGATGTGGCAACCCTCTGCCGTGATGCTGAGGTCTGGTTGCATGTTGATGCCGCCATCGGCGGTGTGTTTGCTCTGAGTTACAGCCATGCAACTCTTATGGACGGCATGGACCTGGCGGATTCGATCACGCTGAACCCCCAGAAATTGCTGGGCATCACCAAGGCGTCATCCCTGCTGTTGCTGCGGGACCGGACCCATCTCCGTCAGGCCTTTGCAACGGGTTTGCCCTACATGGAGGCACCCAAGGGGATGGATCACGGCGGGGAGATCGGCTTGCAGGGCACCCGACCTGCGGAGATCCTCAAGCTTTGGCTGGGCCTGCGTCAGTTGGGCGAGGCGGGCATCGAAGCGACGCTCAGCGGAGCTTTGCAACGGCGAACCGCCTTTGCGTCCCAGTTGGATCCAGAGAAGTTCACGGTGTTGACCGGTGATCTTCACCTGCTCGCATTCCATGCCAAGCAGGGGGGTGTTGATGCAGTCGACCGTTGGAGTGAAGACACCCGTCAAACGTTGCTGTCTCACGGCTACATGCTGTCGCGACCTTTCTACGGCGACCGTTTCTGTCTCAAGGCGGTTTTTGGAAACCCCCACACCACGGCTCAGCACCTCAGCGACTTGTCGGGACGACTGAATGGATCGCTGGCTCCAGCCTGA
- a CDS encoding nucleoside deaminase — translation MDVLLQRAKEAGLEGEVPVAAVILDGQGRAIGHGRNRRQNHRDPLGHAELVALQQAATVQDDWRFNNCTLIVTLEPCPMCAGALVQARMGTVVFAAKDPKRGGLGGSLDLSTHDSAHHHMRVIQGVREPEARGQLERWFRQRRRQNR, via the coding sequence ATGGACGTTCTGCTCCAGCGCGCCAAGGAAGCTGGATTGGAGGGAGAAGTGCCAGTGGCAGCAGTGATCCTCGATGGACAGGGACGAGCCATCGGCCATGGACGCAACCGGCGCCAGAACCACAGGGATCCCCTAGGGCACGCCGAACTGGTGGCCTTGCAACAGGCAGCGACCGTTCAGGACGACTGGAGATTCAACAACTGCACCCTGATCGTCACCCTCGAGCCCTGCCCCATGTGTGCAGGGGCCTTGGTGCAAGCCCGGATGGGAACAGTGGTTTTCGCGGCAAAAGACCCGAAACGAGGAGGCCTAGGGGGAAGCCTTGACCTCTCCACTCATGACAGTGCTCATCACCACATGAGGGTGATTCAGGGCGTGCGCGAACCTGAGGCGAGGGGGCAGCTGGAACGCTGGTTCAGGCAGCGGCGGCGACAGAACCGCTGA
- a CDS encoding alanine--glyoxylate aminotransferase family protein, giving the protein MIRALATTNSLLPVDDRHRKAFAPIGTPDRLLLGPGPSNAHPTVLEALSRTPIGHLDPLYVELMGEVQELLRYAWQTDNRLTLPMSGTGSAAMEATLANTVEPGDTVLVAVKGYFGLRLADMAGRYRAEVKTIEKPWGEWFSLDELEAALIEHKPAILAMVHAETSTGVCQPMEGIGVLCRKHGCLLLLDTVTSLGGVPLYIDEWKVDLAYSCSQKGLSCPPGLGPFTMGPRAEAKMTARQGKVPNWYLDVSLLNQYWGSDRVYHHTAPVNMNFGMREALRLLAEEGLDQAWARHRSNAEMLWSGLESLGLSMHVPADRRLPTLTTVRIPDGVDGKAFSQHLLNNHGIEVGGGLGSLAGKIWRIGLMGYNSNPENVNRLLNLFETELPRFSGSVAAAA; this is encoded by the coding sequence ATGATCAGGGCTTTGGCGACGACGAACTCACTCCTTCCTGTTGACGATCGTCACCGCAAAGCCTTTGCACCGATCGGCACACCCGACCGCCTCTTGCTTGGACCCGGCCCCTCAAATGCCCATCCAACGGTTCTGGAGGCTCTGTCGAGAACGCCGATTGGTCACCTAGATCCTCTCTACGTGGAGCTGATGGGTGAGGTTCAAGAGCTGCTGCGTTACGCCTGGCAAACCGACAACCGCCTCACGCTTCCGATGAGCGGCACCGGCAGTGCTGCCATGGAGGCAACCTTGGCCAACACCGTTGAACCTGGAGACACCGTTCTCGTGGCGGTCAAGGGATACTTCGGCCTGCGACTGGCTGACATGGCAGGCCGCTACCGCGCTGAGGTGAAAACCATTGAGAAGCCATGGGGTGAGTGGTTTTCCCTCGATGAGCTGGAAGCTGCCCTGATTGAGCACAAGCCCGCCATCCTTGCGATGGTTCATGCCGAAACCTCGACGGGCGTCTGCCAACCCATGGAGGGCATTGGCGTCCTCTGCCGGAAGCATGGTTGCCTGCTGCTGCTCGACACCGTTACATCCCTGGGAGGTGTGCCGCTCTACATCGATGAGTGGAAGGTTGATCTTGCCTACAGCTGCAGCCAGAAAGGCCTGAGCTGCCCTCCCGGACTCGGCCCCTTCACCATGGGTCCCCGTGCTGAGGCCAAGATGACCGCCCGTCAGGGCAAGGTTCCCAACTGGTACCTGGATGTTTCCCTGCTGAATCAATACTGGGGAAGCGACCGCGTCTATCACCACACTGCGCCGGTCAACATGAACTTCGGCATGCGCGAGGCTCTGCGTCTTTTGGCAGAGGAAGGTCTCGATCAGGCCTGGGCACGCCATCGCAGCAATGCTGAGATGCTCTGGAGTGGTCTTGAAAGCCTCGGTCTTTCAATGCATGTCCCAGCCGACCGCCGATTGCCCACCCTTACTACGGTTCGCATTCCTGATGGTGTGGATGGCAAGGCCTTCAGCCAACACCTGCTCAACAACCACGGCATCGAGGTTGGTGGCGGACTCGGCAGCCTTGCTGGAAAAATCTGGCGCATCGGTCTGATGGGCTACAACTCCAACCCTGAAAACGTGAACCGGTTGCTCAACCTGTTTGAGACAGAGCTGCCTCGTTTCAGCGGTTCTGTCGCCGCCGCTGCCTGA
- a CDS encoding allophycocyanin subunit beta, whose translation MRDAISGLIGRYDQLGRYFDRSAIDSINAYLDESTLRIQAVELINGSAAEIVREASQRLFRDEPDLLLPGGNAYTTRRLAACLRDMDYFLRYASYALVAGDSTILNERVLNGLDDTYKSLGVPTGPTVRSIVLLGEVVSEMLLANGAASDQLATVLQPFDHLAKGLGETNVRQR comes from the coding sequence ATGCGCGATGCAATCAGCGGTCTGATCGGTCGCTACGACCAGTTAGGTCGCTATTTCGATCGTTCGGCGATCGACAGCATCAATGCGTACCTAGATGAATCCACGCTGCGGATTCAGGCCGTTGAGCTGATTAACGGGTCTGCTGCCGAGATTGTGCGTGAAGCCAGTCAGCGCTTGTTCCGGGATGAGCCCGACCTGCTGTTGCCTGGCGGCAATGCTTACACCACGCGCAGGCTCGCCGCCTGCCTGAGGGATATGGACTATTTCCTGCGTTACGCCAGTTACGCCCTGGTGGCTGGTGACTCCACGATCCTCAATGAGCGTGTTCTGAACGGACTCGACGACACCTACAAGAGTCTGGGCGTACCCACCGGTCCAACAGTTCGCAGCATCGTTTTGTTGGGCGAAGTTGTCTCTGAGATGCTTCTAGCTAACGGTGCTGCATCTGATCAGCTCGCCACCGTTCTTCAGCCGTTTGATCATCTGGCCAAAGGCCTTGGTGAAACCAACGTGCGTCAGCGCTGA